DNA sequence from the Cupriavidus sp. WKF15 genome:
TGTCTTCGAACGAACGACGACCGATGGTGGCGTGGATGATACCGGCCTTGTCGACACGGAACTGAACCTGACCAGCCTTGGCGTTCTTCACGGCCTGGGCCACGTCGGGGGTCACGGTGCCAACCTTCGGGTTCGGCATCAGGCCGCGCGGGCCCAGGATCTGACCCAGCGTACCAACGATACGCATCGTGTCCGGGGAAGCGATCACGACGTCGAAGTTCAGGTTGCCGGCCTTGACTTGCTCAGCCAGGTCTTCCATGCCAACGATGTCGGCGCCAGCGGCCTTGGCAGCCTCGGCCTTGTCGCCCTGGGCGAACACGGCCACGCGGACCGACTTGCCGGTACCGGCCGGCAGCACCACGGAACCACGCACAACCTGGTCCGACTTCTTGGCATCGATGCCCAGCTGCACGGCCACGTCGATCGACTCGTCGAACTTCGCCGAAGCGCAGCTCTTCACCAGGCCCAGGGCCTCGTCGATCGGGTAGAACTTGGTACGCTCGATCTTTGCCTTGTTGGCAGCGACGCGCTTGGAAACCTTAGCCATTTACAGACCCTCCACGGTGATGCCCATCGAGCGAGCCGAACCGGCGATGGTACGCACGGCGGCGTCCAGATCGGCGGCGGTCAGGTCAGCGTTCTTGGCCTTGGCGATTTCTTCAGCCTGGGCGCGGGTGATCTTGCCAACCTTATCGGTGTGCGGCTTCGGCGAACCCTTGGTGATGCCGGCTGCCTTCTTGATCAGCACGGTCGCGGGCGGCGACTTCATCACGAAGGTGAAGCTCTTGTCGGCGAAGGCGGTAATCACCACCGGCACCGGCAGACCGGGTTCCATACCCTGGGTCTGGGCGTTGAACGCCTTGCAGAACTCCATGATGTTCAGACCGCGCTGACCCAGTGCGGGACCAACGGGCGGGGAGGGATTTGCCTTACCAGCCGGAATCTGCAGCTTGATAAAGCCAATGATCTTCTTGGCCATTTCTACTCCAATCCAGATCACTCCGTTTCACGGAGATGATCCTGTTGAGTCGTAACGCGCTATCGCCGCCCTGCTGGCACGGCCTCGCGCTCCTCTTGGCACAGCCACTCGGCTGCGCCCTTTACCCGCTGCCGGCCTTTCGGCCTGCAACCGGCAAATTCCTTACACCTTCTCGACCTGGCCGAACTCGAGCTCGACCGGGGTGGCACGTCCGAAGATCGTGACCGAGACGCGCAGGCGCGATTTCTCGTAGTTCACTTCTTCCACGTTGCCGTTGAAGTCGGTGAACGGGCCGTCCTTGACGCGCACCATTTCGCCCACTTCGAACAGCGTCTTGGGACGCGGCTTCTCGACCCCTTCCTGCATCTGGGTCATGATCTTGTCGACCTCGCGCTGCGAGATCGGGCTCGGGCGGTTGCGGGCGCCGCCCACGAAACCGGTCACCTTGCTGGTGTTCTTCACCAAGTGCCAGGTTTCGTCGGTCATTTCCATCTCGACCAGGACATAGCCCGGGAAGAAACGACGCTCGGTGACCGACTTGTGGCCACCCTTGATTTCCACGACTTCTTCCGAGGGCACCAGGATGCGGCCGAACTTGTCCTGCATCTCGGCGCGCTCGATGCGCTCCTGCAGCGCGCGCTGCACGCTCTTCTCCATACCGGAGTATGCGTGCACGACATACCAGCGCTTCTTCGACGAAGGCGATTCCGCGGCGTTGTTTTCCTGCTGGGCGTTTTCCGTCATGCGCTACCTCTTATTTCCAGCCCAGTACGAGCGAAAAGATGACCCACTCGATGAGCTTGTCTGCCGACCACAGGAACAAGGCCATGATCACGACGAAGGCGAACACCAGGCCAGTCATCTGCCCGGCCTCCTTGCGTGTCGGCCAGACGACCTTACGAACTTCCCGGTACGATTCCTTGGCGAAGCCGATGAAATCCTTACCCGGCACCGACACCAGCGCAACGACCACGCCCAGTGCGATACCCGCGAACAGCGCGGCGCCACGTACATAAGACGGTTGCTGTGCCAGTGCATAGAAACCGATGACGCCGGCAACCACAAGCAGGACCGCGACGCCAAGCAACCACTTGCCGCTGTTGGCGTTTACGGTTTCGACATTGGGATTGGCCATGTTTCGCAAACGAGACTAAGCCGCGTCACGAAGGATTTTCGCGACGCGGCTGATTGATTTGGCAGGGGCAGAGGGAATCGAACCCCCAACCTTCGGTTTTGGAGACCGACGCTCTGCCAGTTGAGCTATACCCCTAAAACTACTTTGGGTCAGCAATGAAACCAACCCCCTGGCAACGAACGCAACCGGTTGGTGTTGCGTTCGCCTGATACTAATACTGCTTAGTCGAGGATCTTTGCCACGACGCCGGCGCCGACGGTACGGCCACCCTCGCGGATAGCGAAGCGCAGACCTTCTTCCATGGCGATCGGGGCGATCAGCTTGACGGTGATCGACACGTTGTCACCCGGCATCACCATTTCCTTGTCCGCCGGCAGCTCGATCGAGCCGGTCACGTCGGTGGTACGGAAGTAGAACTGCGGGCGGTAGTTGTTGAAGAACGGGGTGTGACGGCCGCCTTCGTCCTTCGACAGGATGTACACCTCGCCGGTGAAGTGGGTGTGCGGCTTGATCGAACCCGGCTTGCACAGCACCTGGCCGCGCTCGACGTCTTCACGCTTGGTGCCGCGCAGCAGCAGACCGACGTTGTCGCCAGCCTGGCCCTGGTCCAGCAGCTTGCGGAACATTTCCACGCCGGTGCAGGTGGTCTTCACGGTCGGGCGGATACCGACGATTTCGATTTCCTCGCCGACCTTGATCACGCCGCGCTCGATACGCCCGGTCACCACGGTGCCGCGACCCGAGATCGAGAACACGTCTTCCACCGGCATCAGGAAGGTACCGTCAACGGCACGCTCCGGCGTCGGGATGTAGCTGTCCAGCGCGTCGGCCAGGTTCATGATGGCCACTTCGCCCAGTTCGCCCTTGTCGCCTTCCAGCGCCAGCTTGGCCGAACCCTTGATGATCGGGGTGTCGTCGCCCGGGAACTCGTACTTCGACAGCAGTTCCCGAACTTCCATCTCGACCAGCTCGAGCAGTTCGGCGTCGTCCACCATGTCGCACTTGTTCAGGAACACGATGATGTACGGCACGCCAACCTGGCGGGCCAGCAGGATGTGCTCGCGCG
Encoded proteins:
- the rplK gene encoding 50S ribosomal protein L11, with product MAKKIIGFIKLQIPAGKANPSPPVGPALGQRGLNIMEFCKAFNAQTQGMEPGLPVPVVITAFADKSFTFVMKSPPATVLIKKAAGITKGSPKPHTDKVGKITRAQAEEIAKAKNADLTAADLDAAVRTIAGSARSMGITVEGL
- the tuf gene encoding elongation factor Tu, translated to MAKEKFERTKPHVNVGTIGHVDHGKTTLTAAIATVLASKFGGAAKKYDEIDAAPEEKARGITINTAHVEYETANRHYAHVDCPGHADYVKNMITGAAQMDGAILVCSAADGPMPQTREHILLARQVGVPYIIVFLNKCDMVDDAELLELVEMEVRELLSKYEFPGDDTPIIKGSAKLALEGDKGELGEVAIMNLADALDSYIPTPERAVDGTFLMPVEDVFSISGRGTVVTGRIERGVIKVGEEIEIVGIRPTVKTTCTGVEMFRKLLDQGQAGDNVGLLLRGTKREDVERGQVLCKPGSIKPHTHFTGEVYILSKDEGGRHTPFFNNYRPQFYFRTTDVTGSIELPADKEMVMPGDNVSITVKLIAPIAMEEGLRFAIREGGRTVGAGVVAKILD
- the secE gene encoding preprotein translocase subunit SecE; translated protein: MANPNVETVNANSGKWLLGVAVLLVVAGVIGFYALAQQPSYVRGAALFAGIALGVVVALVSVPGKDFIGFAKESYREVRKVVWPTRKEAGQMTGLVFAFVVIMALFLWSADKLIEWVIFSLVLGWK
- the nusG gene encoding transcription termination/antitermination protein NusG translates to MTENAQQENNAAESPSSKKRWYVVHAYSGMEKSVQRALQERIERAEMQDKFGRILVPSEEVVEIKGGHKSVTERRFFPGYVLVEMEMTDETWHLVKNTSKVTGFVGGARNRPSPISQREVDKIMTQMQEGVEKPRPKTLFEVGEMVRVKDGPFTDFNGNVEEVNYEKSRLRVSVTIFGRATPVELEFGQVEKV
- the rplA gene encoding 50S ribosomal protein L1, whose product is MAKVSKRVAANKAKIERTKFYPIDEALGLVKSCASAKFDESIDVAVQLGIDAKKSDQVVRGSVVLPAGTGKSVRVAVFAQGDKAEAAKAAGADIVGMEDLAEQVKAGNLNFDVVIASPDTMRIVGTLGQILGPRGLMPNPKVGTVTPDVAQAVKNAKAGQVQFRVDKAGIIHATIGRRSFEDTALKSNLAALLDALVKAKPATSKGVYLRKIAVSSTMGVGVRVEQASLSA